Proteins encoded together in one Gammaproteobacteria bacterium window:
- a CDS encoding glycosyltransferase family 1 protein, with product MDIDTTQIDERNSVLQIIAGFAVESPLGGIERFGIELARQLYQRKRFQPVLLGLWDWGTRYDSEWQRRLLDEGMPTLIGAPWRDRSPYLAFVHSLRRLADELDGRRIGIIHSHSQFGDVAALLLRHKVQARALVRTVHNEREWPKRPFRRLFLTNGLFPFVFDAEVGVAQQVTDNLNRRPMARLRKKKAECIYNALDFRRFSRSPGDKTTARRRLQTPSDAVVIGTVGRLTAQKGYDVLLQAFSSVQKDYPNAYLVLVGAGELQTSLHIYAQHLGIDRRTVFTGAMSQIEAVYPAFDVFVSSSLWEGLPTVILEAMAAGIPVVATAVSGSSELVQHGVTGYLAQPGDPTSLAHYIVETLRYPEKAAKLASCALAGVRERFSIQNVAQQYEALYARVLQGK from the coding sequence ATGGACATTGACACAACACAGATTGATGAACGGAATTCGGTGCTTCAGATCATCGCCGGTTTCGCCGTCGAGAGCCCGCTTGGTGGCATTGAGCGATTCGGCATCGAATTGGCGCGCCAGCTGTATCAACGGAAACGGTTCCAGCCTGTGCTTCTAGGGCTCTGGGATTGGGGGACTAGGTACGATAGCGAATGGCAGCGCCGACTCCTCGATGAAGGGATGCCAACCCTGATAGGCGCCCCCTGGCGCGATCGATCCCCCTATCTTGCGTTCGTGCACTCCCTTCGCCGTCTTGCAGACGAACTCGATGGACGTCGCATCGGCATTATTCACAGCCACAGCCAGTTTGGAGATGTGGCTGCTTTGCTCTTGCGTCACAAAGTGCAGGCTCGCGCCCTGGTTCGGACAGTTCACAACGAACGGGAATGGCCTAAGCGGCCCTTTCGTCGGCTGTTCTTGACCAATGGACTCTTTCCATTTGTCTTTGATGCCGAAGTCGGCGTCGCACAGCAGGTTACGGACAACCTGAACCGGCGACCTATGGCGCGTCTACGCAAAAAGAAGGCGGAGTGCATCTACAATGCCTTGGACTTTCGGCGTTTTTCCCGCTCTCCGGGGGACAAAACTACGGCGCGCCGACGCCTTCAAACGCCCTCTGACGCAGTTGTAATCGGTACAGTGGGACGTCTGACAGCTCAGAAGGGATATGATGTTCTGCTTCAGGCCTTTTCGTCGGTGCAAAAAGACTACCCCAATGCCTATTTGGTGCTTGTCGGGGCAGGTGAGCTACAGACGTCCCTGCATATCTATGCACAGCATCTCGGAATCGACAGACGCACTGTGTTTACAGGCGCCATGAGCCAGATTGAGGCGGTCTACCCTGCGTTTGACGTGTTCGTCTCCTCGTCTCTTTGGGAAGGGCTTCCGACTGTCATTCTCGAAGCCATGGCGGCGGGGATTCCTGTCGTGGCCACCGCTGTATCCGGGAGCAGTGAACTGGTTCAGCACGGGGTGACAGGGTATCTGGCTCAACCTGGCGATCCGACGTCCCTGGCTCACTACATTGTAGAAACCCTGCGCTATCCCGAGAAAGCAGCCAAGCTGGCTTCCTGCGCGCTGGCTGGAGTCCGCGAACGTTTTTCGATTCAGAATGTGGC